gccaaatttggacgacatactatactatgacatttttgagtgattttggaggacatactatactatgacatttttgggcgattttggacgacatactatactatgacatttttgagtgattttggacaacatactaaactatgacaatattgagagattctggacgacatactatactatgacatttttgagtgattttggacgacatactatactatgacattttgatgtcattttggacgacatactatactatgacattttaggccaattttggacgtactatactatgacattttaggccaattttggacgacatactatactatgacatttttggccaattttggacaacatactgaactatgacatttttgagtgattttggacgacatactatactatgacatttttgagtgattttggacgacatactatactatgacatttttgagtgattttgcacgacatactatactatgacatttttgagagattttggacgacatactatactatgacatttttggccaattttggacgacatactaaactatgacattttgatgtcattttggacgacatactatactaagacatttttgagtgattttggacgacatactatactatgacatttttgagtgattttggacgacatactatactatgacatttttggccaattttggacgacatactaaactatgacattttgatgtcattttggacgacatactatactatgacatttttgagagattttggacgacatactataccatgacatttttgagtgattttggacgacatactaaactataacattttgatgtcattttggacgacatactatactatgacatttttgagagattttggacgacatactatactatgacattttttagtgattttggacgacatactatactatgacatttttgggcgattttggacgacatactatactatgacatttttgagtgattttggacgacatactatactatgacatttttgagagattttggacgacatactaaactatgacatttttgtctcattttggacgacatactatactatgacttttttgtcaaaatttggacgacatactaaagtatgacttatttgtcaaaatttggacaacatattcaagtatgacttttttcactaattttggacaacatacgtcTTTGACACACGTCAGGCATGCTGTAATGAGTGTTTactgttgggttagggttagggtccaTGTAtccacacacaaatcccaaagcCAAATAGGAATTTAATAAAGGTTCATCATCATAACATTGATATAAATACATCACTCTGAACAGAAATGaccaaataaaaatacaaaatatacaaaaacatgaaagcatTTTTTCAGCTGTGGCCCTGGCGCATCCATGGCCTTGAAGCAGGAGATTGTTTCCTGTGTAATTCTACAAAAAGCCAGTGTCAAAATATCCAAGCAGGCAGCCATTCCCAAGTAAACGCCGCTGGGATCTGTATCTGTGCCCATCAGAGTGATGGGGGACAAAGGACACACGAGATGGACAGTGACATGAGCACTGAATGTTCCTCCATTATTTACTCGGTCTGCTGGTTTCTGTTTTATCCTAAAATCCATCGATCAGAGTGGGAGGAGTTCAGCTGCACTGACTCGCTGCTCTCTCCACCCTCGTGCTGAAAGATAGAAATACATCATCTAGTAAACTGCTATACGACAGAAGtataattatatacacacagCTTTAAATAAAGCTGACACTGACTTTGTTAGCGATGGCTCGGAGTTTCCCCAGCAGTGTCGGTTTCTGGGCGTAGACCACGTCGTCatcaggctcctccccctcagcAAGACCACAGCTGTCTGCAGCCGGCAGCTCACACTCCTTGTTGGCTGACATCACCAGACGAGAGTACTTGTACTCCAGCCTGTGCACAAACAACAAGATAGCAAAAtatggtcaaaaagtcatactttcatatGTCGCCCAaatttttacagtaaaaaagtaatacgtcattgtttagtatgtcgtccaaacgtGTCTCACCTCTTATTTTTCTTCCAGAAATAACACGTGAGTGACACGAGCAGCGCCGCCACAAAGGCTCCGCCTCCGATGCCgaccttcagccacagggccaCGGCCTCGCAGGGGGCGGAGCTTCTGGGAGGCAAAGACACGCCCTTGGTGCACAGCTTTGGCTCGTTCCACACGTACAGGGTTTCCTGAGGACAGAAGTGAGAAGAAGTCGTCTTCAGTGTgaacactgatgtgtgtgtgtttgtgtgtgtgtgtgtgtgtgtgtgtgtgtgttacctgcacTCCTCTCTTACACACTCCCTCTATCTGGTGATAATCGTCCTTGGTGCAGCGTGGACAGGCGGTGGCGCTCTcccacaggaagtggaacgtACATCCATCACATGTTCCTGCAGGACAGatgctacacacacatattataacatttatgtgtgttgttttgtacttaaatgtaattttaatacatttccGACACCTGtctttagttagttagttagtgagtTAACCAGttgaggacacacagacacagagttgTCTCTTACGTGGGCACAGAGACGTCTCCTCGCTCAGATTTCTCTGGGTCACAGCGAACAGTGATGACTGAACTACGACCCTGGTCACATGACGCTGTCGCCTGCGACGACCTGAAGGTgaaacactgttactgttattgttgttgttgtcatgacgtcataaaacaaacatgtaaacacacgtgtgtgtgtgtgtgtgtgtgtgtgtgtgtgtgtgtgatggctgCACCTGTAGAAGAAGTTGATGTCAGGGACGTCCCTGGAGTTTTCTGGGAAAAGGTCGGGTTTGGCGTTCATGCCGTCCAGAACCGTCTCTGCCGTCGCTCCTgggaaaagaaataaataaagagagacACGCGTGTTAAATGCAACACGGCtcacattaaagggacagttctggGTTTGTTGTTATGAagcacagggggaaaaaaaacaagtttcgACACTTAACAGGAAGATGAAGTTGGACGAACGTACCGATGAACGTGTCGGCGAGGCTGATGGACTGCGAGGAGATGGCTCCCCTGAAGCCGCGTCCGTCGGCCGGGATGATGGTGGACTGACAGATGAAGCTGTCCACCGCGCTGACCAACTGCGCCGCGTCGCTCTGCTCGTCTTTGCTGGACACGTCGGTGACGTTGTCGGTGCAGATCGCCGCTCGCCTCCCCTGCGGCGGAAGCGGACGTTGCTATGGTTACGCATTATATTCTAATACACCCTGTGGCTGTTTAGCACACTGAGATTGTCATTGGGACAGCGTGGGATTAAATCTGATTTGTTTGACCTTCAAAGATGCGCAAGCtatgaaaaatgtcagtttgtgtTGAATTAATGTCacgtgacagacacacacacacagacgcacttgattgttgtttttacatttacacagtagattaaatataattttatttttttggatttatttttaattaatatttttgtcaaatatagttatttatttatatctaattctgacttttttgtccctcagaattcatgctgttttatttctacttatgtggcactaatactcttcCCTAAGAAAGCCATATCTTTACTAGTTTAACTAATTCATTAGTAATTTACCAATCAATTCCAGCTGTTGGGTCACAATCTCCTTCAAATTTCATGAAATTCAAACATCCAAACCCTTTTCTTTGGctctttttacacattttacaatattcaactcttttattctgaaatttCCTTCCACTGAAAATGAACGGAACCCTCAAGAACGTACAGTAAATGATATgttcataaataaaacagtaaaaaaaagtgaaatcaagAAAAAGGCAACGCTATAGTTGggaatgctgactcagcattttctCAGGAAATGGACACGTTCCAgttctatttttgtttcatttaaactACGACTAAAACGTGAGTCTCACCTCGTGTCCACAGAGGCTGATGTTGAACAGGTGAAGGTATTTTGTGCCTTTAGACGTGAAACTGGGGCCGATGGTCAGCGAGACCACGGCGCTCAGAGcgctgaggtcaaaggtcagagtgcGGTTGTTCTCCGTGTGGGAGAAGAGGCAGTCGCTGTAGCAACGAGAGTGTTCCTGaaatacacacagatacacaactTAAATCACCACTGAGGTGAAAATGCTGtcaagtgccacaagggggcgcaaGTCTGCGTCTTTCGCCATAATCTTATTTCAaattaatttgaattttaacattttgttttggtaATAAAAGCAAAAGCAATTTATGTAACTTTAGTaacattttttaatgctaaTAACATTTTAcgactctttttttaaaacttcagGTCATTCATGtcacattagtaacatgttttcttaattttgttttgtaatttagcaaaatatgttgaaaaaaaatgaaaagaaatcctgtatttatgtaataaaataaaaatggatgttggtttttttttttttattatttttatttacttttaattaaaagttttttattataaagtcattttaattatttcaaaataactttatattaaatttaagaaaaacatttttccttgACCAATTATTTTGGTCAAGGAAaatagtgactttttttttcacatcatcacatattacattaaaatctaaattaaaacaaatttcaTGTCGTTATTCAATAAAAGTCGATTCAAAAACGGTTTAAAAACATATCTCCAAAAATCACCACAATTCTCAAAAATGTAATCCAAATCAGAAAAGCTGGTTTATCCACACGACGTGTCCTCACCTTGGTGCTGACGCTCGCGGGTCCACACGCGACGCACGCGTCCTCCCCGTACGTGTGCCGCCCCGTCAGGTGCGTGTTGCGCGGACACTCCTGGCACCGGTTGGTGTCTCTGTCGATGTAGAAGCCCGGCGGGCAGGGGACGCACGACGAGCTGGGACGCCGCGAGTTCTCGGGCACCAGGGCGCAGGCGCGGCACGCCGACGCCACGCCGTCCACCACGTTGGTCACGCTGATGGAGTAGAGCTTCACCGCGTCACTGACGTGACGTCGCAACTGCGCAGAAACACGGACACGTGGATTATTTTAAAGATAACAAACGAATATTTGAACAAATAACTTCCAAAAGACGACTGGTAAATGAATCATAAACTCATAAACGTGAGCTTAAAGTTTTGAGAAAGTTGGGAAAATTCTTCAAATTTGTGGGAGGGACCGCAAAAAAATCTCCCGTGAGCCacctgtgggtcccaacccagacTTTTGACAGCCACTAATTTGTaacacaactttcacagtcaGCACTTTTAGCAGCAGTGACTGAAAAGGAACCTGAATAATTAATGTAGTATTTTAAGGTTATAAAAGAGTGGAAACTAAGGCGGAATAaagtttgaggaaaaaaaaaatacaaaaattatACTCAACTATTTCCAATTTTAATCCTTAAATTTGCAAATAACACCAGCACATTTGTattaaacctgtttttaaaaagttaaaatgcaaAATTTGACCTTATCATTCGGGTTTACGTATGTCTTAGAGTGAGTAATGTGTTTTAGcttatgtttctgtttttaaatattctctCTTATTGTAAGTTaggttaaaaacaacaacaaataaataaataaaatcggTAAACGCTCACGTCTGCTGCGCGGTTGGTCCTCTGAAAGGCCCACGTGTACGTGACCGAGGCGTTCCTCGTCATGCTGTGCGAGTACGACTGTTTCTGTTTGCCGCCCTGCCACGACTCCACCACCGTCGTGCTCTTCCTGTTCACGTCCTGCAGGGGGCGgcgtcacaacaacaacaacaacaacaacaaacgcaCACTGTGAATCACAGGGTTGAGATTATGTGTGAGATTagcagtgagacacacacacacacgcaccatcATGAAGTAGAGCTCGCAGTCGGCCGAGCAGATCGTCTCGAACACGAAGGTGATGCGACCGAACTCGCCGCCCGTCATTCCTGAGAGAGAGGCGGGGactctgacaacacacacacacacacattagtgctGGGCAGtatatgtatgaatgaatgaatgaatgaatgaggagacTCACTTAAAGCCGGGCACGTGAAGACTGAGGATGAGATAGTCGTTGTCTGAACTTCCTGCTCCGCTGCGAACGTGATCACCTGCTACTTCCCAACCTGAGCGGAAGACAACGACGCGTTAAAGCTGAGCTACGCGACTTTTACTGAGCTTTAACAAATAAACACGTGTTTAAACTGGTGAAGATCAGGTTTCAGGGTCTAAAGCAGGGTTTCTAAATCCGGGTCCTGGACTTTAGAAGATTCACTTCCTGACTTCCTCACTGTCTGCTGCCTTTAGTAGTTAGTTTCAACTAACTAATGACTAATAAGAAAACATTCTAACTAGAGTGATTtaataactaactaaccaaTAAGAGCATAACTAACtaacaaatattttatttacaccaAATCACTTCATTATTACTAGTTAGTGGTGGCAAGGTTAAGACAGTTAGTTATAGTTAGTTAGTGATGAGATTTAGTTTCTCTCATTGGTTAGTTCAGTCAGTAGTTAGTGAGTTAGTTGTTGAGGTCTTACCGTTCATTTCG
This Solea solea chromosome 3, fSolSol10.1, whole genome shotgun sequence DNA region includes the following protein-coding sequences:
- the LOC131456459 gene encoding endosome/lysosome-associated apoptosis and autophagy regulator family member 2-like, producing the protein MRLRAWTSCSPRCLLLLLLIITITALTSPVSADGDLRPCAETDYYYQYTECDGTGSRWRVTIPHSPGSCSGLPPPTRGTDCSFSCPAGKFLEMSSQQCTSCAAGSYSLGSGLRFDQWDAVPAGFTSLASFFDAGPNGEEVQTCNSSSWTPQGVYLESNRDECTVSLVYAVHLEKQGSVSFTYQYPDNNIFFEFYVQNEQCQEMAQTDDQKWIKITSNGEWDTHTVSLKSGTNILYWRTTGILVGGKMVKPVLLKNIQIEGVAYTSECFPCRPGWFSSAPGSSSCQPCPSNTYSVKGASSCAPCPQHYYSREGWAECKVRPPCSETDYFQIHTACDSEGKTQVLFRWVEPKICVENVTGAVELPVTGQREDCPPCNPGYYNSNDSTCLPCPPGTHSDGTYVCVQCPAGTEPVLGYEYKWWNVLPANMKTSCFNVGNSKCDEMNGWEVAGDHVRSGAGSSDNDYLILSLHVPGFKVPASLSGMTGGEFGRITFVFETICSADCELYFMMDVNRKSTTVVESWQGGKQKQSYSHSMTRNASVTYTWAFQRTNRAADLRRHVSDAVKLYSISVTNVVDGVASACRACALVPENSRRPSSSCVPCPPGFYIDRDTNRCQECPRNTHLTGRHTYGEDACVACGPASVSTKEHSRCYSDCLFSHTENNRTLTFDLSALSAVVSLTIGPSFTSKGTKYLHLFNISLCGHEGRRAAICTDNVTDVSSKDEQSDAAQLVSAVDSFICQSTIIPADGRGFRGAISSQSISLADTFIGATAETVLDGMNAKPDLFPENSRDVPDINFFYRSSQATASCDQGRSSVITVRCDPEKSERGDVSVPTICPAGTCDGCTFHFLWESATACPRCTKDDYHQIEGVCKRGVQETLYVWNEPKLCTKGVSLPPRSSAPCEAVALWLKVGIGGGAFVAALLVSLTCYFWKKNKRLEYKYSRLVMSANKECELPAADSCGLAEGEEPDDDVVYAQKPTLLGKLRAIANKHEGGESSESVQLNSSHSDRWILG